Part of the Bacillota bacterium genome is shown below.
AATCCCGGCACCGGAAAGACTACCGTTGCCCGCTTGCTAGGACAAATCCTGCTTCAATTGCAAGTTTTACCCCAAGGGCATCTGGTGGAGATTGAACGCGCTGATTTGGTTGGCGAGTATATCGGGCACACCGCTCAGAAAACCAGGGAACAGATTAAGCGGGCAATGGGCGGAATTCTATTTGTCGACGAAGCATACTCTTTGGCCCGGGGCGGCGAAAAAGATTTCGGCAAGGAAGCTGTAGACACCATGGTCAAGGCGATGGAGGACCATAAAGATGAATTTGTCTTAATCCTAGCTGGCTACACTGCGCCAATGGAAGAGTTTCTGCGTCTTAATCCCGGCTTAAAGTCACGGTTTCCTATTCAACTAAATTTTCCCGACTATACAATTAAACAACTATTGGAAATCTCTCAGTTAATGTTGGCTGAGCGTGAATATAAACTTACAGCCCGGGCAACTGCCCGGCTGAGAGAGATTTTGGAGCAGCGGTTTTTGTACGGCACTGAAGACTTCAGCAATGCACGTCTGGTCAGAAACATTTTGGAACTAGCAATCCGTCGCCACGCCCTACGGCTCAAATATGTGACCAGTCCTACAAAAGATCAGCTGCAAACACTAGAATCATGCGATATCCTTCAGTCTCAAGCCACACAAGCAGAAGGAATCTAAAAGGGGGAAAACTATGCATCCTTTTCCCACGAAGTATCTTAAACAACATTATCCCGTCCTGGGAACAGA
Proteins encoded:
- a CDS encoding AAA family ATPase, whose protein sequence is MTTLKNLIGLGNVKQLVSELEAYINIKKHRENFNLKNEPLVLHMIFKGNPGTGKTTVARLLGQILLQLQVLPQGHLVEIERADLVGEYIGHTAQKTREQIKRAMGGILFVDEAYSLARGGEKDFGKEAVDTMVKAMEDHKDEFVLILAGYTAPMEEFLRLNPGLKSRFPIQLNFPDYTIKQLLEISQLMLAEREYKLTARATARLREILEQRFLYGTEDFSNARLVRNILELAIRRHALRLKYVTSPTKDQLQTLESCDILQSQATQAEGI